In Fuerstiella sp., the following are encoded in one genomic region:
- a CDS encoding SMP-30/gluconolactonase/LRE family protein, translating to MYSSFRLIPLFHAVTIAGAGILFSSDSAAVDPTDQWRVRNAVVVKQNQLKTRERDVPETDVKLDLQPGQVYPLKNLPEIQLAHGVSATVAWGKGALLEVLTMEPNADYPEQQLNEELFMVIRQGSADCEIDGHTISLSRDHVLYLTPGQKRRLVAGSDGLQAFEIFSPVRADHLALAGVRLAEGADVGFPDQGVSKTSLEPGKAYNLNEIQWTAITRPDTRLPYPRSSAQSRLIWGRNTMLSFVRMDPDSSFPLHIHPEDQLMLTLRGKLVEGIMDFAYPMEGQHHDVVLQPGGMAHSAQLSEFGAEALDVFWPVRPDYLSYSQAQTELYEQVITPGTQPVKLAEGFTFSEGPTWLDGSLYFSDMYFRDHRNGDWTGSPQKSRLIRLEPDGTTKVLSTGMQTNGTIASRDGNLLVCDMFGHRVIEMDPDSGKVLGTALDHVDGRPIDGPNDLVMDAKGGFYVSDPQFTPQEKKSQPGKQVYYVNCDGTAKVVIPPGEYAMPNGVEISPDGKTFYVNNTWFNPGANFVWAYDVHEDGTLSNKRKFAELNLTPDVLSAQNPEMRVDSRADGMAVDMDGRLYVCTLSGIQVFEDTGVYVGTIWFPQYPVSCTFGGRNYDQLYAVGESSAWVIQTKVKGFRVP from the coding sequence ATGTACAGTTCATTTCGTTTAATACCCCTCTTCCACGCAGTCACAATTGCCGGGGCCGGGATCCTTTTTTCATCGGACTCAGCAGCGGTCGATCCGACGGATCAGTGGCGAGTGCGCAATGCTGTTGTGGTCAAACAGAACCAGCTCAAAACCCGCGAGCGGGACGTCCCCGAGACAGACGTAAAACTGGACCTGCAGCCAGGCCAGGTTTACCCGTTGAAAAACCTTCCCGAAATTCAGCTTGCCCATGGAGTTTCCGCCACTGTTGCCTGGGGTAAGGGCGCGTTGCTGGAAGTATTGACGATGGAACCGAATGCCGACTATCCGGAGCAACAGCTGAACGAAGAGCTGTTTATGGTCATCCGGCAGGGATCCGCAGACTGTGAAATTGACGGACACACAATCAGCCTTTCCCGTGATCATGTGCTGTACCTCACCCCTGGACAAAAACGTCGCCTAGTTGCCGGAAGTGACGGGCTTCAGGCTTTTGAAATATTTTCACCGGTACGAGCCGACCACCTGGCACTGGCCGGTGTCCGTCTTGCGGAAGGTGCTGATGTCGGGTTTCCCGATCAGGGCGTCAGCAAAACATCTCTGGAGCCGGGTAAAGCCTACAACCTGAATGAAATTCAGTGGACGGCGATCACCAGACCCGACACCAGACTGCCCTACCCCCGCAGCAGTGCTCAGTCACGGCTGATCTGGGGCAGGAATACCATGCTGAGTTTCGTGCGTATGGATCCTGATTCGTCATTTCCACTGCACATCCATCCCGAAGATCAGTTGATGCTGACATTGCGGGGAAAGCTGGTCGAAGGCATCATGGATTTCGCATATCCCATGGAAGGCCAACACCATGATGTGGTTCTGCAGCCAGGCGGCATGGCCCATTCAGCGCAGCTGAGTGAATTCGGTGCAGAGGCACTGGATGTGTTCTGGCCGGTACGGCCGGACTACCTTTCGTACAGTCAGGCCCAAACCGAGCTCTACGAACAGGTCATCACTCCGGGTACCCAACCGGTCAAGCTGGCCGAAGGTTTTACGTTTTCGGAAGGACCAACCTGGCTGGACGGCAGTCTGTACTTTTCGGACATGTACTTTCGCGACCACCGCAATGGTGACTGGACCGGCAGCCCGCAAAAAAGTCGGCTGATTCGTCTTGAACCTGATGGAACCACAAAGGTTCTGTCCACAGGAATGCAAACCAACGGCACGATCGCCTCGCGCGACGGAAACCTGCTCGTCTGCGACATGTTTGGCCATCGCGTGATTGAGATGGATCCTGACAGCGGTAAGGTTCTGGGAACCGCACTGGATCACGTTGACGGTCGGCCCATCGACGGCCCCAATGATCTGGTGATGGACGCCAAAGGCGGCTTTTATGTCAGTGATCCTCAGTTTACGCCGCAGGAAAAGAAGAGCCAGCCAGGGAAACAGGTGTACTACGTGAACTGCGATGGAACGGCAAAAGTCGTGATTCCACCGGGCGAGTATGCCATGCCAAACGGGGTGGAGATTTCTCCGGACGGCAAAACGTTCTATGTCAACAACACCTGGTTTAATCCGGGAGCAAACTTCGTTTGGGCCTACGATGTTCACGAAGACGGAACATTATCCAACAAACGCAAATTCGCTGAGCTCAATCTGACACCCGACGTGCTCAGCGCACAGAATCCAGAGATGCGTGTTGATTCACGGGCAGACGGAATGGCCGTGGACATGGACGGTCGTCTGTATGTCTGCACACTGTCCGGCATACAGGTCTTTGAAGATACCGGCGTCTACGTGGGCACGATCTGGTTCCCGCAGTATCCGGTAAGTTGTACGTTTGGTGGCAGGAATTACGACCAACTGTACGCCGTTGGCGAGTCGTCCGCGTGGGTGATCCAGACAAAGGTCAAAGGGTTTCGTGTGCCGTAA